The following are encoded together in the Cicer arietinum cultivar CDC Frontier isolate Library 1 chromosome 2, Cicar.CDCFrontier_v2.0, whole genome shotgun sequence genome:
- the LOC101512265 gene encoding CASP-like protein 2A2, with the protein MDKGNGVEATRSSIEMENSVADEELEDRASLLRIVETFLRLFPIALCVTALVIMLKNSEENEYGSLAYSDLGAFRYLVHANGICAGYSLFSAVIVAVPRPSTMPKAWAFFLLDQVLTYIILVAGAVLAQVLYLAEKGVPTAAWNSVCDSFGSFCHKIKASLVITFVAVVCYVLLSLISSYRLFSKYDAPAPLNKPNKDIDNVAAFNG; encoded by the exons atggacAAGGGAAATGGTGTTGAAGCAACAAGATCTTCCATTGAAATGGAAAATTCAGTAGCTGATGAGGAATTGGAAGACAGAGCTTCACTACTACGCATTGTGGAAACTTTCTTGCGTTTGTTCCCTATTGCTTTGTGTGTAACAGCTCTTGTCATTATGCTTAAGAATTCTGAGGAAAATGAGTATGGTTCTCTTGCTTATTCTGATCTTGGTGCTTTCAG GTATTTGGTGCATGCCAATGGTATTTGTGCAGGATATTCACTATTCTCAGCTGTCATTGTTGCTGTGCCCCGCCCTTCAACCATGCCTAAAGCTTGGGCTTTCTTTTTGCTTGACCAG GTGCTAACCTACATAATACTGGTTGCTGGAGCTGTATTAGCACAAGTGTTGTACCTTGCTGAGAAGGGAGTCCCCACAGCAGCATGGAATTCAGTTTGTGACTcttttggttcattttgtcaCAAAATCAAAGCATCATTAGTTATCACATTTGTTGCTGTTGTTTGCTATGTTTTGCTTTCACTTATTTCCTCTTACAGGCTATTTAGCAAGTATGATGCACCAGCACCACTCAACAAACCCAACAAGGACATTGACAATGTTGCTGCTTTCAATGGTTGA
- the LOC101513117 gene encoding phytoene synthase 2, chloroplastic isoform X1, with amino-acid sequence MSVTLLRVVSSPSLDLSNSTGLLDSFGFVKLVESPRFLSRDFGSIRAKKDKKKRWRFCSLSTDMKYACVGQSGLESSSNFPLLSNVLANPTAGEVAISSEQMVYDVVLKQASLVKRKLSSSSELEVKPEIVLPGNLSLLSEAYDRCGEICAEYAKTFYLGTLLMTPERRRAIWAIYVWCRRTDELVDGPNASHITPTAMDRWESRLEELFQGRPFDMLDAALSDTVAKFPVDILPFKDMIEGMRMDLKKSRYKNFDELYLYCYYVAGTVGLMSVPVMGISPHSEATTESVYNAALALGISNQLTNILRDVGEDARRGRVYLPQDELAQAGLSDDDIFAGKVTDKWRNFMKSQIKRARMFFDEAEKGVTELNEASRWPVWASLLLYRQILDEIEANDYNTFTKRAYVSKAKKLLSLPMAYARSMVPPSRKLPHVMKA; translated from the exons ATGTCTGTAACATTATTAAGGGTTGTCTCCTCTCCTAGCTTAGACCTCTCGAATTCGACTGGTTTGCTTGATTCTTTCGGTTTTGTGAAGCTCGTAGAATCTCCGAGGTTCTTGTCTAGAGACTTTGGTTCAATTAGAGCaaaaaaggataagaaaaagaGATGGAGATTTTGCTCTTTGAGTACAGATATGAAGTATGCATGTGTTGGTCAGTCTGGTTTAGAGAGTTCTAGTAACTTCCCTTTGTTATCAAATGTGCTTGCGAACCCGACAGCAGGAGAAGTGGCTATTTCGTCGGAGCAGATGGTCTATGATGTGGTGCTGAAGCAGGCGTCTTTGGTTAAGAGGAAGCTGAGCTCTAGCAGTGAACTTGAGGTGAAACCGGAAATTGTTTTGCCgggaaatttgagtttgttgaGTGAAGCCTATGACCGTTGTGGAGAAATTTGTGCAGAATATGCTAAAACATTTTACCTGG GAACTCTTCTAATGACTCCGGAAAGGCGAAGAGCTATATGGGCGATATATG TGTGGTGTAGGAGAACAGATGAACTTGTCGATGGCCCAAATGCTTCGCATATTACACCAACTGCCATGGATAGGTGGGAATCGAGATTGGAAGAACTTTTCCAAGGGCGTCCGTTTGATATGCTTGACGCTGCTTTATCGGATACGGTTGCCAAATTTCCTGTTGATATCCTG CCATTTAAAGATATGATAGAAGGAATGAGGATGGATCTAAAGAAGTCAAGATACAAAAACTTCGACGAATTATATCTCTATTGTTACTATGTTGCCGGAACTGTTGGTTTAATGAGTGTTCCAGTCATGGGAATTTCGCCGCATTCAGAAGCCACAACGGAGAGTGTGTACAATGCTGCTTTGGCCTTAGGAATCTCAAATCAGCTAACCAACATACTCAGAGATGTTGGAGAGGA TGCCAGGAGAGGAAGAGTGTATCTACCACAAGATGAGTTGGCTCAGGCAGGGCTTTCGGATGATGATATTTTTGCCGGTAAGGTGACCGACAAGTGGAGGAACTTCATGAAGAGCCAAATTAAAAGGGCGAGAATGTTTTTCGATGAGGCAGAAAAGGGAGTGACCGAGCTTAATGAAGCTAGCAGATGGCCG GTGTGGGCGTCTTTGCTATTGTATCGCCAAATATTGGACGAAATAGAAGCTAATGATTACAACACTTTCACTAAGAGGGCTTATGTTAGCAAAGCAAAGAAGTTACTTTCTTTACCAATGGCATATGCTAGATCTATGGTTCCTCCATCAAGAAAGTTACCACATGTAATGAAGGCTTAG
- the LOC101513117 gene encoding phytoene synthase 2, chloroplastic isoform X2 gives MKYACVGQSGLESSSNFPLLSNVLANPTAGEVAISSEQMVYDVVLKQASLVKRKLSSSSELEVKPEIVLPGNLSLLSEAYDRCGEICAEYAKTFYLGTLLMTPERRRAIWAIYVWCRRTDELVDGPNASHITPTAMDRWESRLEELFQGRPFDMLDAALSDTVAKFPVDILPFKDMIEGMRMDLKKSRYKNFDELYLYCYYVAGTVGLMSVPVMGISPHSEATTESVYNAALALGISNQLTNILRDVGEDARRGRVYLPQDELAQAGLSDDDIFAGKVTDKWRNFMKSQIKRARMFFDEAEKGVTELNEASRWPVWASLLLYRQILDEIEANDYNTFTKRAYVSKAKKLLSLPMAYARSMVPPSRKLPHVMKA, from the exons ATGAAGTATGCATGTGTTGGTCAGTCTGGTTTAGAGAGTTCTAGTAACTTCCCTTTGTTATCAAATGTGCTTGCGAACCCGACAGCAGGAGAAGTGGCTATTTCGTCGGAGCAGATGGTCTATGATGTGGTGCTGAAGCAGGCGTCTTTGGTTAAGAGGAAGCTGAGCTCTAGCAGTGAACTTGAGGTGAAACCGGAAATTGTTTTGCCgggaaatttgagtttgttgaGTGAAGCCTATGACCGTTGTGGAGAAATTTGTGCAGAATATGCTAAAACATTTTACCTGG GAACTCTTCTAATGACTCCGGAAAGGCGAAGAGCTATATGGGCGATATATG TGTGGTGTAGGAGAACAGATGAACTTGTCGATGGCCCAAATGCTTCGCATATTACACCAACTGCCATGGATAGGTGGGAATCGAGATTGGAAGAACTTTTCCAAGGGCGTCCGTTTGATATGCTTGACGCTGCTTTATCGGATACGGTTGCCAAATTTCCTGTTGATATCCTG CCATTTAAAGATATGATAGAAGGAATGAGGATGGATCTAAAGAAGTCAAGATACAAAAACTTCGACGAATTATATCTCTATTGTTACTATGTTGCCGGAACTGTTGGTTTAATGAGTGTTCCAGTCATGGGAATTTCGCCGCATTCAGAAGCCACAACGGAGAGTGTGTACAATGCTGCTTTGGCCTTAGGAATCTCAAATCAGCTAACCAACATACTCAGAGATGTTGGAGAGGA TGCCAGGAGAGGAAGAGTGTATCTACCACAAGATGAGTTGGCTCAGGCAGGGCTTTCGGATGATGATATTTTTGCCGGTAAGGTGACCGACAAGTGGAGGAACTTCATGAAGAGCCAAATTAAAAGGGCGAGAATGTTTTTCGATGAGGCAGAAAAGGGAGTGACCGAGCTTAATGAAGCTAGCAGATGGCCG GTGTGGGCGTCTTTGCTATTGTATCGCCAAATATTGGACGAAATAGAAGCTAATGATTACAACACTTTCACTAAGAGGGCTTATGTTAGCAAAGCAAAGAAGTTACTTTCTTTACCAATGGCATATGCTAGATCTATGGTTCCTCCATCAAGAAAGTTACCACATGTAATGAAGGCTTAG
- the LOC101513444 gene encoding protein SET DOMAIN GROUP 40 yields the protein MEQEQGNLESFLTWASQIGISDSTNHSQHFFSCLGHSLCVSIFPHSGGRGLGAVRDLRRGEIVLRVPKSALMTRESVMEDKKLCIAVNKHPSLSSVQILTVCLLYEVGKGKTSRWHPYLMHLPQSYDVLAMFGEFEKNALQVDEAIWITEKAVLKAKSEWKEAHALMEDLMFKPQLLTFKAWVWAAATISSRTLHIPWDEAGCLCPVGDLFNYDAPGEELSGIEDVDNFLSNSSIPVTTLSNGDKNIVVDEEQVDFHSQRLTDGGFDEDANAYCFYARTHYKKGDQVLLCYGTYTNLELLEHYGFLLQGNPNDKVFIPLEPAMYTSTSWSKESLYIHHNGKPSFALLAALRLWATPHNKRRSVGHLAYSGSQLSADNETFVMKWLLKTCKAVLKNMSTSIEDDTLLVNALDSSKEFFTFMEIAKLMTSKDEVYTFLEAHNVTTDAHSFTGILLSKKVRRLMDRWKLAVVWRLRYKKVLVDCIAYCNGILDSFMK from the exons ATGGAGCAAGAACAAGGAAACCTCGAAAGCTTCTTAACATGGGCATCACAAATTGGAATTTCAGATTCAACAAACCATTCTCAACACTTTTTTTCCTGTTTGGGTCATTCCCTATGCGTTTCTATCTTCCCTCACTCTGGCGG TAGAGGTTTGGGTGCTGTGAGAGATCTTAGAAGGGGAGAGATTGTTCTGAGAGTTCCAAAATCTGCTTTAATGACTAGAGAGAGTGTTATGGAAGATAAAAAGCTCTGTATTGCTGTCAATAAGCATCCTTCTCTATCCTCAGTTCAG ATATTGACTGTTTGCTTGTTATATGAAGTTGGTAAGGGAAAGACGTCAAGGTGGCATCCTTACCTCATGCATTTGCCGCAAAGTTACGACGTGCTAGCCATGTTTGGTGAATTTGAGAAAAATGCTCTGCAA GTGGATGAAGCTATTTGGATCACAGAAAAAGCTGTGCTAAAAGCCAAATCTGAATGGAAAGAAGCTCATGCCTTGATGGAAGATCTTATGTTTAAGCCTCAGCTTTTAACATTTAAGGCTTGGGTTTGGGCTGCTGCAACG ATATCTTCCCGAACATTGCATATACCATGGGATGAAGCTGGTTGTTTATGCCCTGTGGGTGACTTATTTAATTACGATGCACCTGGAGAAGAGCTATCTGGTATTGAGGATGTAGATAATTTTCTATCTAACTCTTCTATCCCTGTAACCACCTTATCAAATGGAGACAAGAATATAGTTGTAGACGAAGAGCAGGTTGATTTTCATTCTCAGAGACTAACAGATGGTGGATTTGATGAAGATGCCAATGCATATTGCTTCTACGCTAGGACACATTACAAGAAAGGGGATCAG GTTCTGTTATGCTATGGAACATACACAAATTTGGAGCTTCTTGAACACTATGGATTTCTCTTACAAGGAAATCCAAATGATAAAGTTTTCATCCCTTTGGAACCTGCTATGTATACTTCTACTTCATGGTCTAAGGAATCACTCTATATTCATCATAACGGGAAACCTTCGTTCGCACTACTAGCTGCATTGCGATTGTGGGCAACCCCTCATAATAAGAGGAGGTCTGTCGGACATCTTGCGTATTCTGGTTCTCAACTGTCTGCCGACAATGAAACTTTCGTTATGAAATGGTTATTGAAAACTTGCAAAGCTGTCTTAAAGAATATGTCGACATCTATTGAAGACGACACATTACTCGTGAATGCATTGGATAGTAGTAAAGAATTTTTTACTTTCATGGAGATTGCTAAACTTATGACTTCTAAGGATGAAGTTTATACATTTTTAGAAGCTCATAATGTAACGACAGATGCACATAGTTTTACCGGTATATTGTTATCAAAAAAAGTGAGAAGGTTGATGGACAGGTGGAAATTAGCGGTTGTATGGAGGCTCAGGTATAAGAAAGTCCTTGTTGATTGTATTGCTTATTGCAATGGAATATTGGATTCTTTCATGAAATAA